AGTATCTGTTTGCCTGAGTCCAAGAAACACCTACAACCGGATAGTAATCGAATTCCGGAGAACGTAGATAGGTCTCATTATAATCGTTTCTAGCTAGTTTGTTGTCCCATAATAAGGTATCCGGTAAAGCACCGTTATAAATTTCCTTAAAACTTGGGTCACTTGGAGGGAATACATACTTCAACCATGTAAGGTATTCGCGGTATTCGTAGTTAGTAATCTCAGTTTCTCCGATAAAGAATGAACTCACCTGCATTCTTCGCGGTGTGTTATTCCAATCGTGCATAACATCATCTTTCACTAATCCCATTGTAAAAGTTCCACCTTCTACATATACCATTCCCGGCCAACCCTTCTGCTTCTGTTGCTTTCCTGCAAAAAACCAACCCTGTTTTTCGTTTGGCTTCCAACCCGTTTTACTGACAAATTTTTTGGTACCACCACCTTTGCTGGTTCCGGACCCGCCACAACTGGTTAATGCAAGTGTAGAACTTAATGCTATTAATGAAAACAACTTTAGTTTTTTCATAGTCGATATAAATATTTTCAAGAGTACAAAGAAAAAATAAATTATTCAATAAATCAAATAAAGATTTGATTTTTTTGAAAAACGTTAACAATTTAATTTTATTGTATCACAATTTAATTCTAAATTTTTGATTTATTTTGTAATTTAGCAATTTCAATAATAAACATGAGACGAAAAATCACGCTTTTATCCTTAATCGCTTTTACATCAGCACTTTACGCTCAAAGAAACACCATAGAATGGAGTGGTTCCAAAATTCAGGATTTTGGTGACACAAAAATAAATCTTCCAAATTTCAAAAATGAAGGTTTTTCTTTCAGCCAAAATAATGTTTTTATCGTAACTAAGCAAAAAATAGGAGAAAACCAGCTAAAGATTTCAGACTTTACCTGGGACAGTGTTTCTAACCAGGATTTATTTGAATTAGACAAAAGTAGCCTTCCTGATCATGATATTGCAGATGTTGTTTATTATACACTAGATGGAGAAAGATATGCAAGTATTAATGTTGCTTTATTTAAAAATGTAAAAGGACGTATTCAAAGACTGTCTTCCTTTAATGTTTCAGAAGCTTCTACTCCATTGAATACTTCCGGGGGTGTTAATAAAATAGGAACAGCCGGTAATCCATTGGCGAGTGGTAACTTTTACAAAATAAAAGTTGACAAGTCCGGAGTATTTAAAGTGACAGCACAATTTTTAAGAGATAATGGAATCAATCCATCTTCTGTAAATCCAAAAAACATGAGAATTTACGGAAATGGTGGAAATATGCTTCCAGAGTTCAACCAAGACCCAAGATACAATTCATTACAAGAAAATGCCATTCAGGTAGTAGGTGAAGATGACGGGGTATGGAATGATAGTGACTATGCTCTTTTCTACGCACAGGGTCCGGATGGATATAATCTTTATGATACTTCCAATGGAAATGGTATTAAGAGAAAAGAAACCAGATCTGACACCAGTAACAATCTGAAAAATATATATGATGATTTTTCATATTATTATATCAACTTTGATAAAGGTATGGGAAAAAGGGTTCAGACTATTGACGGAACTCTCCCTCCACAGTTGATTACAAGGTATGACAACTACCAGGTCATCAACAATGATCAGAAAAATCTTCTGAAAGTAGGAAGAACATGGGTAGAAGATTCTCCTTTCAGTTCTGAAAAGGTAATCACCCTTACTACCAACTCTCCTATTCAACCCAATGACCTCATCAGATATAGAACGCGAGTAATAGGGTACAGATCCCAACAGAACTCCATTGAGATTAAACTCAATGATCTTCCTGCGTTTTCTCAAACTGTATCTACTGATACAAGTAGCTACCAATATACTTTCTTCCCGATATTATATTCTGGAACCACTACCAACCTTACAGGAAACCAGATTACCTTTAAATATAATCCGGATATTGCCAAAAACCCTAACGGAACATTCTACCTTGACTATGTTGAAGTACAGTATAAGGAGAATCTAGCTTTTAATGGTACTCAGATGAACTTCAGGGATTATTCTCTTCTAAGTGGAAGTAGTACAAACTATGGATTTAGTGTCTCCAATGCATCCAGTCTGGAACAGGTATGGGATGTTACAGATATTACCAATGCTAATAGAAGAGTAAATAAAGCGGGAGCAGGATCTTTTAACTTTGGTTATATTGCTGCCGACCAGAACTTCAATAATGAGTTTGTAGCCTTTCGTGCAGATGCAGCTTATACCCCACAGTTTGTAGGGAGAATCTCTAATCAGAATCTTTCTGCATTGCAGGCAATAGATTATCTGATCCTTACTGTACCTGAAATGATGGGACAGGCACAAAGACTTGCCAATTATCATCAGACAAAGAATAACTATAAGGTAGAAATTGTAGATGTAAACAAGATCTATGAAGAATTTGGGAATGGAAGCAAAGACCTTACTGCTATAAGAGATTTCGTAACCAAGCTGAATACTCCGGCCGGAAGACTGAAGTATGTATTTATCCTTGGTGACACATCCTATGACTATAAAAACAGGGTTCCAAATAACACCAACGTTGTTACTTCTTATCAGAGTGAGCACTCTTCAGATTATATAGCTTCATTCGTTACGGATGACTATATTGTAATGACTCAACCACAAACAACCTTATTTGTTGAACATAATTTACCGGATCTTCCTGTAGGTAGAATTCCGGCAGCCAATATCACGGAAGCAGGGAACATGATTGACAAAACCCTGGCTTATTATAATTCACTTCCGGGACAATCCAGTCCTTTTGGAGAGTGGCGTATGCGACTTGACTTCGTAGTGGATGATAATGGAGAAGGCGGAGGACCATTCCATAATGTAATGAACAACACATTATCCGGTCTTTTTGAGCAACCAGGTGTGCAAGGGCTTAAGGAGTATAATGTCAAAAAATTATATCAGGATGCCTTTACGATTCAAAGTACATCAGGAGGGCCAAGATATCCACAGGTAAACCAGGCTATATCTAATAGTATAGGAAACAGTCTTTATCTGTTTTATTTCGGACATGGGGGAATCAACGGTTGGGCACAGGAAAGAGTATTAACAAGTACTGAGATCCAGAACTCCAATAACTTCTCTAATGTATACAGTAGGTTCCCGCTTGTATCCACAATAACCTGTGAATTTACCTTATGGGATGAACCAGCAACAAATTCTGCGGGAGAACAATTCATGAAGCTTAAGCAAGGAGGTCCGGCTTCTATGATTACTTCCAGCCGTGCCATTGGGGTAGATTACGGACGTGACTTTACAGATGTATTTACAAGAAATATATTCAAATTAACAAGTGATGATTTTAATACCCTAGGGTATGCACACTTAAATGCAAGAAAAGAAAAAGGAGCCAACGCCAACCACTTAAGAGTAAATTTCCTGGGTGACCCTGCAATGAAATTAAGCAGACCTCAAAGATTATTAGCGATTGATAATATTGAAACTCCTGTTCCCGGATTAATCAGAGGATTAGACTTTGTGAAAATCAAAGGACACATCAATAATCCGAACGGAACCTTGAATAATACATTTAATGGTAGAGTTTCCATCAATATTTTTGATAAAAGATTAAATAAAAAGACCCTGAATAACAACGGGTCACTATCCCCGATATTATCGTACACAGAAGAAGGAAGTGCTATTGTAAAGGCTTCCGGAATGGCAGTAAACGGTGTATTTACCGCAGAATTCTATGTTCCAAAGGATATTAATTATGCCGTAGGAGAAGGAAGACTATTGGGATATGCAGATAATAAGGTAATGGATGTATTCAACAACCAGTCTGTACAGGTAGGTGACATTAACCCTAACGGAGTAAATGACAATCAACCACCAAAAGTAAAGTTATACATGAATAACACGAACTTTGCAGATGGTGGAATCACCAACCAAAACCCTATGTTGCTGACATGTCTTACAGATGACACAGGAATCAACTCCACAGGATCAGGGATTGGCCATGATATTACAGTATACCTGGATGGCCAGATTATCAATACTGTTATCTTAAATGATTTCTATGCTTCAGGAGAAGGAAACGGATGCTTAAATCCAAGTCTTGCCGACTATCAAAAAGGGAATGTAACCTATCCTTTCAGAAATCTTGCTATTGGACAACATCAATTGACATTTAAAGTTTGGGATATAAACAATAATTCAACAACTACTACGTTAAATTTTGAGGTTAAGGATGAGTCTGATCAACATCTGACCATAAACCGTCCGCTGAACTGGCCAAATCCTTTCACCAACAAGACATATATTCAGTTTGAACATAACTGTGATGATATTTTGGATGTGAATGTACAGATCTACACAATAACCGGAAGATTAGTAAGAACTTTATCTCAACCGGTAGTTGCAGAACCGTTCCTACAGGGCTTTAGAACCCCTCGTCAGGCTATAGAATGGGACGGAAGAGATGATTTTGGGGCTACAGTTGCAAAAGGTACGTATATTTTTAAGATATTTGCAAAAAGTCAAAATCAAGAAAAATGCAAAGGAAGTGCTACAGCTGTAGAAAAAATGGTACTTTTGAAATAATTAATTGATACAATAGATAATAATATTAATAAAAAACTGATAATATATAAAAGACAACATATGAATTTAACTACTAAACTGCTTTTAGGATTTGGGTTAAGTGCTGGTTTTCTAGGCTATTCGCAAGATTTAGGTAAAATAAACCCTGTACTAACCGGAGCTCCTTTCCTAAGAATTGCACCAGACGCAAGATCAGGAGGTATGGGAGATCAAGGGGTAGTAACCTCGCCTGATGCATTCTCACAATTCTGGAATGCAGCTAAATATCCTTTTAGCAGAACAAGTTCTTCCGTAGGTCTATCCTATACACCATATATGGGCAAGCTTACCAATGATGTATTCTTATTATATGGTGCATTCCATAAATTCTTGGGACAGGATGAAAGATCTACGATCTCTGCGAGTATTTATTATTTCAATATGGGGCAGGTAGACCTGACTCAGTTGGTAGGAACAGATGTTGCCTCAATGGGAGTATCTAAGCCTAATGAATTCTCTATTGATGTTGCCTATGGTTTGAAACTTTCTGATTCCTACTCAATGGCTGTAACAGGTAGATTTATCCGTTCAGACTTAGCCGGAGGATTCAATACAGATACTACACTTAAAGCAGCAAACTCTTTTGCTGTAGATATTTCAGGATATTACACTTCCGAGAGATTCTCAAGTTTTGGAGGATATGATGGTAAACTGAATGCTGGTTTTGCAGTACAGAATTTAGGTCCTAAACTGGATTATACAGGAAACGAAGAATCAAGATCTTATTTACCTACCATGGCAAGATTAGGGGTTGGTTATGATATGTATATGGATGATCTTAATAGAATAGGAATTAGCTTCGAGGGATCAAAGCTTTTGGTACCAGGATCTGAATATGCAGGAATGGGCCCAGACAGACAGCCTAGATATGAAATTCCAAACGTAGGCCCAATGGCCGGTATCGGAAAATCTTTCAAGAACAAAAACAGTATCATGTATAGTGGGGCCTTAGAATATTCATATGACAATGCTTTCTCTGTAAGAGGTGGTTACTTCCACGAAAGTGAAGAGCAGGGAGCAAGACAGTTTGCTACTGCAGGTCTTGGATTGAAGTACCGTTCTTTCGGATTGGATCTTTCTTACCTGATCAATATGTCAAAAGTAAACAGTGCTTTAGATAATACACTTCGTTTCGGGCTTACCTGGAACATTGGAGATGAAACATCCAATAACGATCGTTAAGAACTGTAACAACTATATAAAAAAGCCTCATCAATATGTATGAGGCTTTTTTTATAATCATTGGTACTTATATGATGTAACCTTCTCACCATTATTAAAAAAATATAACATTTAAGTTCACAAAAGTCTCTTCTTTATGGCTATTTTGTTAAATTCAATAGCTATTTTTGTAGTATGAACTATTCGGCAGAGCTAAAGAAATTTGTAACCAGTCAGTATTTGTATTCTGCCATCAGAATTACATTAGCCACTGTTCTGCCTTGTCTGGTTCTCGCCCACTTTGGAATCTTAAAAGAATACTTCCTCTTCCCTCTTGGAACCAGCTTTGTAGCCCTTACAGACCAACCAGGACCTTTCATCCGAAGAAGAAATGCACTTGCTTTTGCAATCTGCTGTTTTGTCTTTGTTGCATTAATTGCAAGTTTAGTGATGAACTTTAAATTGTTGGTCATCCTTGAAATCATAGTATTCGGTATGTTTTTCTCCCTTATTGGGGTATATGGCCAGCGATTGGCCGCCGTAGGTTCCTTATCACTTGTTGTACTCGCGATCTTTATTGATGGGCATCTTACCGGAAGTGATATTTTTAAAAGTTTACTGATCTTTGCCTGCGGATGCATCTGGTTTTTATTGATATTCCTTATAGTAACCACCATTCGTCCCTATACACTGGCGGGGCAGATGATTGGAGAAAACTATCTTCAGCTGGCAGAATTTTTAAAAATTAAAGCCAATTATTATCAAAAAAATCCGGACTTTGACAAGCTTACGACTCAGGTCATTGCAAAGCAGATTGAAATAAAAAACCTTCAGGAAGAAACCAGGGAAACCGTTTTCAAAACAAGAACCATCGTTAATGAATCTACAACAACCAGCCGTTTGTTGATGTTGATGTTTTTGAATTCCATGGACCTTCATGAGAAGCTGATGACCTCTGAAAGTGATTACCAAAAGCTGCAGCAGAGCTTTGAGGACAGTATGATCCTTGTCAACATTCACGATTATCTGAATCTTCTGGCTGAAGAAATAACCAATATTGGGATTGCCCTCCAAAGCGGAACAAGAGCAAAACCAATGTTTAACCTTGAGCTTGAATTAAAGAATCTTAATTATAATTACTTCGAACTCAGAAACAGACAGCTGTCCTCAGACAGTCTGGAAAACTTCATGGTTCTGCGCCAGATTCTGATGCGCATCAATGAAATTACAAAAGAGATCAACGAGATTTATAAGGTATTCTCCCAAAACGTAAAGCTTGCAAAAAGTCTATCCACCGGACTAGACCTGAAAAAGTTTATGCCTAATGAACCTAAGCTTAATTCTAAGGTTCTAAGAAATAATATTTCATTATCCTCTTCCCAATTCCGTCATGCCATAAGAATTACAACAGCCCTGTTACTCGGCTATATTTTCTCCATGTTTGATTTTCTGGGACTGGGGCACACGTATTGGATATTAATTACCATTACAGCCATCCTGAAGCCAGCATACTCCATTACCAAGCAACGAAATCTGCTTCGTCTCTACGGAACGGTTACCGGAGCTACAATTGCCTATATTATTCTGCATTTTATACATATCAATGGAGTATTATTTGCCATTCTGCTCATCAGTATGATTATGTGCTTCAGTTTCTTGAAAGGACGCTATTTCTGGGCCGTATTGTTCATGACGATCTATGTTTTTCTAAGCTTTAATTTCTTAAATCCTGGAAAAGTAAACATTATCTTCAAGGATAGGGTTCTGGATACTGCCATTGCCGGAATTATTGCTTTTGCAGTTTCTTATATTGTATTGCCTGTTTGGGAGCATACACAAAACCTTGATCTGATGAAAAAATCTGCTGCAGATAATCTCATCTATTTTCAGAGTGTAATCTCGAAGTTTCTACAGGGAGATTTTGATATTGAAGATTATAAGATGAAACGAAAAAATGCGATCATTTCATTGGCCAACCTTTCCGATAACTTCCAGAGAATGATTTCTGATCCTAAAAATCAGCAGAAAAAACTTGAAGTCGTTCATCAGTTTGTGGCAACATCACATCTTGTCACC
This genomic interval from Chryseobacterium joostei contains the following:
- the porU gene encoding type IX secretion system sortase PorU; translated protein: MRRKITLLSLIAFTSALYAQRNTIEWSGSKIQDFGDTKINLPNFKNEGFSFSQNNVFIVTKQKIGENQLKISDFTWDSVSNQDLFELDKSSLPDHDIADVVYYTLDGERYASINVALFKNVKGRIQRLSSFNVSEASTPLNTSGGVNKIGTAGNPLASGNFYKIKVDKSGVFKVTAQFLRDNGINPSSVNPKNMRIYGNGGNMLPEFNQDPRYNSLQENAIQVVGEDDGVWNDSDYALFYAQGPDGYNLYDTSNGNGIKRKETRSDTSNNLKNIYDDFSYYYINFDKGMGKRVQTIDGTLPPQLITRYDNYQVINNDQKNLLKVGRTWVEDSPFSSEKVITLTTNSPIQPNDLIRYRTRVIGYRSQQNSIEIKLNDLPAFSQTVSTDTSSYQYTFFPILYSGTTTNLTGNQITFKYNPDIAKNPNGTFYLDYVEVQYKENLAFNGTQMNFRDYSLLSGSSTNYGFSVSNASSLEQVWDVTDITNANRRVNKAGAGSFNFGYIAADQNFNNEFVAFRADAAYTPQFVGRISNQNLSALQAIDYLILTVPEMMGQAQRLANYHQTKNNYKVEIVDVNKIYEEFGNGSKDLTAIRDFVTKLNTPAGRLKYVFILGDTSYDYKNRVPNNTNVVTSYQSEHSSDYIASFVTDDYIVMTQPQTTLFVEHNLPDLPVGRIPAANITEAGNMIDKTLAYYNSLPGQSSPFGEWRMRLDFVVDDNGEGGGPFHNVMNNTLSGLFEQPGVQGLKEYNVKKLYQDAFTIQSTSGGPRYPQVNQAISNSIGNSLYLFYFGHGGINGWAQERVLTSTEIQNSNNFSNVYSRFPLVSTITCEFTLWDEPATNSAGEQFMKLKQGGPASMITSSRAIGVDYGRDFTDVFTRNIFKLTSDDFNTLGYAHLNARKEKGANANHLRVNFLGDPAMKLSRPQRLLAIDNIETPVPGLIRGLDFVKIKGHINNPNGTLNNTFNGRVSINIFDKRLNKKTLNNNGSLSPILSYTEEGSAIVKASGMAVNGVFTAEFYVPKDINYAVGEGRLLGYADNKVMDVFNNQSVQVGDINPNGVNDNQPPKVKLYMNNTNFADGGITNQNPMLLTCLTDDTGINSTGSGIGHDITVYLDGQIINTVILNDFYASGEGNGCLNPSLADYQKGNVTYPFRNLAIGQHQLTFKVWDINNNSTTTTLNFEVKDESDQHLTINRPLNWPNPFTNKTYIQFEHNCDDILDVNVQIYTITGRLVRTLSQPVVAEPFLQGFRTPRQAIEWDGRDDFGATVAKGTYIFKIFAKSQNQEKCKGSATAVEKMVLLK
- the porV gene encoding type IX secretion system outer membrane channel protein PorV, whose protein sequence is MNLTTKLLLGFGLSAGFLGYSQDLGKINPVLTGAPFLRIAPDARSGGMGDQGVVTSPDAFSQFWNAAKYPFSRTSSSVGLSYTPYMGKLTNDVFLLYGAFHKFLGQDERSTISASIYYFNMGQVDLTQLVGTDVASMGVSKPNEFSIDVAYGLKLSDSYSMAVTGRFIRSDLAGGFNTDTTLKAANSFAVDISGYYTSERFSSFGGYDGKLNAGFAVQNLGPKLDYTGNEESRSYLPTMARLGVGYDMYMDDLNRIGISFEGSKLLVPGSEYAGMGPDRQPRYEIPNVGPMAGIGKSFKNKNSIMYSGALEYSYDNAFSVRGGYFHESEEQGARQFATAGLGLKYRSFGLDLSYLINMSKVNSALDNTLRFGLTWNIGDETSNNDR
- a CDS encoding FUSC family membrane protein yields the protein MNYSAELKKFVTSQYLYSAIRITLATVLPCLVLAHFGILKEYFLFPLGTSFVALTDQPGPFIRRRNALAFAICCFVFVALIASLVMNFKLLVILEIIVFGMFFSLIGVYGQRLAAVGSLSLVVLAIFIDGHLTGSDIFKSLLIFACGCIWFLLIFLIVTTIRPYTLAGQMIGENYLQLAEFLKIKANYYQKNPDFDKLTTQVIAKQIEIKNLQEETRETVFKTRTIVNESTTTSRLLMLMFLNSMDLHEKLMTSESDYQKLQQSFEDSMILVNIHDYLNLLAEEITNIGIALQSGTRAKPMFNLELELKNLNYNYFELRNRQLSSDSLENFMVLRQILMRINEITKEINEIYKVFSQNVKLAKSLSTGLDLKKFMPNEPKLNSKVLRNNISLSSSQFRHAIRITTALLLGYIFSMFDFLGLGHTYWILITITAILKPAYSITKQRNLLRLYGTVTGATIAYIILHFIHINGVLFAILLISMIMCFSFLKGRYFWAVLFMTIYVFLSFNFLNPGKVNIIFKDRVLDTAIAGIIAFAVSYIVLPVWEHTQNLDLMKKSAADNLIYFQSVISKFLQGDFDIEDYKMKRKNAIISLANLSDNFQRMISDPKNQQKKLEVVHQFVATSHLVTAYTASLSQYSKSNEQYPEIDAESWSRKIEAEMQQTSTLLNGDDVDEALKMESRLEPEDSSIEDMLMKRKTEIEENEIVDRRDPDKISHLTELKNIHDILELIYDVAKEQRKVIEKYRSEKHATPPQS